One region of Corvus hawaiiensis isolate bCorHaw1 chromosome 12, bCorHaw1.pri.cur, whole genome shotgun sequence genomic DNA includes:
- the LOC125332337 gene encoding bcl-2-binding component 3, isoforms 3/4-like, with protein sequence MEAAPGPGRLRREPLPPAAPHMGCGASPRSGRAGLPPPRLAPCLAPGRPPPPARRRRCRPLAPGRPARLFAGNNGEKARLSSPPATASRWRRWSPCHVCRGLGSGDQRGGAAAASAPPPVAMETGSDAAGARRGRGGPGTVPACAALGNGTALVWPRAAQDGPMQLGLQSESPGAPPAAPLFMGSGSCQTRTPQYSHIQGQAWQHDALQRL encoded by the coding sequence atgGAGGCAGCCCCGGGCCCGGGAAGGCTCCGCCGGGAGCCGCTGCCGCCCGCGGCTCCGCACATGGGCTGCGGCGCGTCGCCCCGGAGCGGGCGGGCCGGCCTGCCACCGCCGCGCCTGGCGCCCTGCCTGGCACCcggccgcccgccgccgcccgcccgccgccgtcGCTGCCGCCCGCTGGCCCCGGGCCGTCCCGCCCGGCTCTTTGCCGGGAATAACGGAGAAAAAGCCCGTTTATCCTCACCTCCGGCCACCGCTTCAAGATGGCGACGATGGAGCCCCTGTCACGTGTGCCGCGGGCTCGGGTCAGGTGACCAGCGGgggggcgccgccgccgcgtcAGCGCCGCCTCCCGTTGCCATGGAGACGGGCAGTGACGCtgccggggcgcggcggggccggggcggcccgGGCACAGTGCCGGCCTGTGCGGCACTGGGGaatggcacagccctggtgtGGCCCAGAGCCGCTCAGGATGGTCCCATGCAGCTGGGACTTCAGTCAGAGTCTCCAGGTgctccccctgcagctccactATTTATGGGATCCGGCTCCTGTCAGACCAGAACCCCTCAATATTCCCATATCCAGGGCCAAGCCTGGCAGCACGATGCACTGCAAAGATTGTAG
- the ZNF507 gene encoding zinc finger protein 507 isoform X2: MEEGSSIAVLMPNIGEQEAVLISETVIGPTLQSSEDQRKCKTDPLIHVIQKLSKIVESEKSQRCLLIGKKRSHADASAQSLDAEDLCEIPAKAIELSVIATKKTEELQADYFVTECLPQSKKKVTCYQCGLCKFLSPSLLALQEHVKQHGQKNEVILMCSECHFASKSQEELESHFQNHHENGGKNSIQTKVQQCVNVTSSFLQGPVEGSVKSGTDQTGNLECKDTTQSAPVPEVGRRKWYTYEQYGMYRCLICRYTCGQQRMLKTHAWKHAGEVDCSYPIFEEENETTSLSETVVTHTPHSVDTVVLSLENNELDIHSEPSLQLQICNSEQLSCKSPVGTNVKEEEVLSESVVHSPTTEVVEETVSDTEPDNLITDSLLSSAQKIISCSPNKKGHVNVIVERLPGAEENVLQKPFLMNTDIEMEKKLISEEYSVTCEEPDEVYHSDAIQEVIIEWNNNEKKDNELSANKNVTADENVPPARRRTNSESLRLHSLAAEALVTMPIRAAELTRSSLRALTGEDAVDAGAGQGGADGPRMAHSKVVSSLKDPSEEFSGLNQSECAIVEIKKERPELSEAPIKMGISMSLLTVIEKLKERTDQNASDDDILKELQDNAQCQNASDATIAGSNLVEFIPSAERPYRCRLCHYSSGNKGYIKQHLRVHRQRQPYQCPICEHIAGDSKDLESHMINHCKARMYQCKQCEESFHYKSQLRNHEREQHSLPDIFSTATANKLIVSNEADDREGNKSSVQKLFRCDVCDYTSTTYVGVRNHRRIHNSDKPYRCSLCGYVCSHPPSLKSHMWKHASDQNYNYEQVNKAINDAISQSSRFQGQLTDKTLLEGTDESTVPILGSSDNLVSFTESVNQTTNEISGSDENEKPNLMNTSCSLEKNSTLPHLGTEYCVLLFCCCICGFESTNKENLLDHMKEHEGEIINIILNKDHSTAQNTN, encoded by the exons ATGGAAGAAGGAAGCAGCATTGCAGTATTGATGCCAAATAttggggagcaggaggctgtGCTGATTTCTGAAACAGTCATTGGCCCAACACTGCAGAGCAGTGAAGATCAGAGAAAATGTAAAACTGATCCCTTGATCCACGTCATCCAGAAGCTGAGCAAAATAGTTGAAAGTGAGAAGTCACAAAGATGCCTTTTAATAGGGAAGAAACGTTCCCATGCTGATGCTTCTGCGCAGTCCTTGGACGCAGAGGATCTTTGTGAAATCCCGGCTAAAGCAATCGAGCTCTCAGTGATTGCTACTAAAAAGACTGAAGAGTTGCAAGCAGATTATTTTGTGACTGAATGTCTtccacaaagcaaaaaaaaggtgACGTGCTACCAGTGTGGTCTCTGTAAGTTTCTATCACCTTCGCTCTTAGCTCTACAAGAACATGTAAAACAACATGGGCAGAAAAATGAAGTGATATTAATGTGCTCAGAATgtcattttgcctccaaaagcCAAGAAGAACTTGAATCCCACTTCCAAAATCACCACGAGAATGGTGGTAAAAACAGCATCCAGACAAAAGTGCAGCAGTGTGTCAATGTCACAAGTTCATTTCTGCAAGGGCCAGTGGAAGGAAGTGTCAAATCAGGGACTGATCAGACAGGAAATCTGGAATGTAAGGATACAACTCAGTCTGCTCCTGTGCCTGAAGTGGGTAGGAGGAAATGGTACACCTACGAGCAGTATGGCATGTACAGGTGTTTAATTTGCAGGTACACCTGTGGTCAGCAGAGAATGTTGAAAACACACGCTTGGAAACATGCAGGGGAGGTTGATTGCTCCTACCCCATctttgaggaagaaaatgaaaccacCAGCTTGTCAGAGACAGTTGTAACTCACACGCCTCACAGTGTAGATACAGTTGtcctttctttggaaaacaatGAACTTGATATCCATAGTGAGCCTTCTCTTCAGCTTCAGATTTGCAATTCTGAGCAACTGTCGTGTAAATCGCCCGTGGGAACAAATGTAAAAGAGGAAGAGGTATTAAGTGAGTCTGTGGTGCATTCTCCTACTACAGAGGTTGTAGAGGAGACTGTATCAGATACAGAACCAGACAATTTGATAACTGACAGCCTGCTGTCATCAGCACAGAAAATTATCAGTTGTAGTCCAAATAAAAAGGGTCATGTTAATGTCATAGTAGAGCGTTTGCCAGGTGCTGAAGAAAATGTCTTACAAAAGCCATTCTTAATGAACACTGACattgaaatggagaaaaaattgaTCTCAGAGGAGTACTCTGTTACCTGCGAAGAACCTGATGAAGTTTATCATTCAGATGCAATTCAAGAAGTAATAATAGAATGGAATAACAACGAGAAGAAAGATAATGAATTAAGCGCTAATAAAAATGTAACAGCCGATGAAAATGTGCCTCCTGCACGACGGAGGACAAACTCAGAGTCTTTACGACTGCACTCCTTAGCAGCAGAAGCTCTTGTTACAATGCCAatcagagctgcagagctgacacGGTCCAGCCTCAGGGCTCTGACTGGAGAAGATGCTGTGGATGCAGGTGCAGGACAGGGAGGAGCTGATGGCCCACGCATGGCTCATTCTAAAGTGGTGTCCTCACTTAAGGATCCTTCAGAGGAATTCAGTGGCTTAAACCAAAGTGAGTGTGCAATAGTTGAGATAAAGAAAGAGAGACCGGAGTTGTCAGAAGCACCAATTAAAATGGGCATCAGTATGTCACTGCTCACTGTCattgaaaaactgaaagagaggacAGACCAGAACGCTTCTGATGATGACATCCTGAAAGAATTACAAGACAATGCCCAATGCCAAAACGCCAGCGATGCAACCATCGCTGGGAGTAACCTGGTGGAGTTCATCCCCAGTGCCGAGCGGCCGTACCGCTGCCGGCTGTGCCACTACAGCAGCGGCAACAAGGGCTACATCAAGCAGCACCTGCGGGTGCACCGCCAGCGGCAGCCCTACCAGTGCCCCATCTGCGAGCACATCGCCGGCGACAGCAAGGACCTGGAGAGCCACATGATCAACCACTGCAAAGCACGCATGTACCAGTGCAAGCAGTGCGAGGAGTCCTTCCACTATAAG AGCCAGCTGCGAAATCATGAAAGAGAACAACACAGTCTTCCAGATATCTTCTCTACAGCTACAGCTAACAAACTAATAGTTTCCAACGAAGCAGATGACAGAGAAG GAAACAAGTCTTCAGTTCAGAAGCTGTTCAGGTGTGATGTCTGTGACTACACAAGCACAACCTACGTTGGTGTCCGGAATCACCGGCGGATTCATAACTCTGATAAGCCATACAG atgtTCTCTCTGTGGATATGTATGTAGCCATCCTCCATCCTTGAAGTCCCACATGTGGAAACATGCAAGTGACCAAAATTATAACTATGAACAAGTGAACAAGGCTATTAATGATGCAATTTCACAAAGCAGTAG atTTCAAGGACAGCTCACTGACAAAACCTTACTGGAAGGCACAGATGAAAGTACAGTACCTATACTAGGAAGTTCAGACAACTTGGTGTCTTTTACAGAGTCAGTTAACCAGACTACAAATGAAATTTCAGGTtctgatgaaaatgaaaaacctAACTTGATGAATACCTCATGCAGTTTAGAAAAGAACTCCACTCTACCCCATCTTGGCACAGAATACTGTGttcttctcttctgctgctgcatttgTGGTTTTGAGTCCACCAACAAAGAAAATCTGCTGGATCATATGAAAGAACATGAGGGTGAAATCATAAACATCATTCTAAACAAGGACCATAGCACGGCTCAGAATACAAACTAG
- the ZNF507 gene encoding zinc finger protein 507 isoform X1: MEEGSSIAVLMPNIGEQEAVLISETVIGPTLQSSEDQRKCKTDPLIHVIQKLSKIVESEKSQRCLLIGKKRSHADASAQSLDAEDLCEIPAKAIELSVIATKKTEELQADYFVTECLPQSKKKVTCYQCGLCKFLSPSLLALQEHVKQHGQKNEVILMCSECHFASKSQEELESHFQNHHENGGKNSIQTKVQQCVNVTSSFLQGPVEGSVKSGTDQTGNLECKDTTQSAPVPEVGRRKWYTYEQYGMYRCLICRYTCGQQRMLKTHAWKHAGEVDCSYPIFEEENETTSLSETVVTHTPHSVDTVVLSLENNELDIHSEPSLQLQICNSEQLSCKSPVGTNVKEEEVLSESVVHSPTTEVVEETVSDTEPDNLITDSLLSSAQKIISCSPNKKGHVNVIVERLPGAEENVLQKPFLMNTDIEMEKKLISEEYSVTCEEPDEVYHSDAIQEVIIEWNNNEKKDNELSANKNVTADENVPPARRRTNSESLRLHSLAAEALVTMPIRAAELTRSSLRALTGEDAVDAGAGQGGADGPRMAHSKVVSSLKDPSEEFSGLNQSECAIVEIKKERPELSEAPIKMGISMSLLTVIEKLKERTDQNASDDDILKELQDNAQCQNASDATIAGSNLVEFIPSAERPYRCRLCHYSSGNKGYIKQHLRVHRQRQPYQCPICEHIAGDSKDLESHMINHCKARMYQCKQCEESFHYKSQLRNHEREQHSLPDIFSTATANKLIVSNEADDREGNKSSVQKLFRCDVCDYTSTTYVGVRNHRRIHNSDKPYRCRVCDFATTNMNSLKCHMRRHPQEHQAVQLLEQYKCSLCGYVCSHPPSLKSHMWKHASDQNYNYEQVNKAINDAISQSSRFQGQLTDKTLLEGTDESTVPILGSSDNLVSFTESVNQTTNEISGSDENEKPNLMNTSCSLEKNSTLPHLGTEYCVLLFCCCICGFESTNKENLLDHMKEHEGEIINIILNKDHSTAQNTN; the protein is encoded by the exons ATGGAAGAAGGAAGCAGCATTGCAGTATTGATGCCAAATAttggggagcaggaggctgtGCTGATTTCTGAAACAGTCATTGGCCCAACACTGCAGAGCAGTGAAGATCAGAGAAAATGTAAAACTGATCCCTTGATCCACGTCATCCAGAAGCTGAGCAAAATAGTTGAAAGTGAGAAGTCACAAAGATGCCTTTTAATAGGGAAGAAACGTTCCCATGCTGATGCTTCTGCGCAGTCCTTGGACGCAGAGGATCTTTGTGAAATCCCGGCTAAAGCAATCGAGCTCTCAGTGATTGCTACTAAAAAGACTGAAGAGTTGCAAGCAGATTATTTTGTGACTGAATGTCTtccacaaagcaaaaaaaaggtgACGTGCTACCAGTGTGGTCTCTGTAAGTTTCTATCACCTTCGCTCTTAGCTCTACAAGAACATGTAAAACAACATGGGCAGAAAAATGAAGTGATATTAATGTGCTCAGAATgtcattttgcctccaaaagcCAAGAAGAACTTGAATCCCACTTCCAAAATCACCACGAGAATGGTGGTAAAAACAGCATCCAGACAAAAGTGCAGCAGTGTGTCAATGTCACAAGTTCATTTCTGCAAGGGCCAGTGGAAGGAAGTGTCAAATCAGGGACTGATCAGACAGGAAATCTGGAATGTAAGGATACAACTCAGTCTGCTCCTGTGCCTGAAGTGGGTAGGAGGAAATGGTACACCTACGAGCAGTATGGCATGTACAGGTGTTTAATTTGCAGGTACACCTGTGGTCAGCAGAGAATGTTGAAAACACACGCTTGGAAACATGCAGGGGAGGTTGATTGCTCCTACCCCATctttgaggaagaaaatgaaaccacCAGCTTGTCAGAGACAGTTGTAACTCACACGCCTCACAGTGTAGATACAGTTGtcctttctttggaaaacaatGAACTTGATATCCATAGTGAGCCTTCTCTTCAGCTTCAGATTTGCAATTCTGAGCAACTGTCGTGTAAATCGCCCGTGGGAACAAATGTAAAAGAGGAAGAGGTATTAAGTGAGTCTGTGGTGCATTCTCCTACTACAGAGGTTGTAGAGGAGACTGTATCAGATACAGAACCAGACAATTTGATAACTGACAGCCTGCTGTCATCAGCACAGAAAATTATCAGTTGTAGTCCAAATAAAAAGGGTCATGTTAATGTCATAGTAGAGCGTTTGCCAGGTGCTGAAGAAAATGTCTTACAAAAGCCATTCTTAATGAACACTGACattgaaatggagaaaaaattgaTCTCAGAGGAGTACTCTGTTACCTGCGAAGAACCTGATGAAGTTTATCATTCAGATGCAATTCAAGAAGTAATAATAGAATGGAATAACAACGAGAAGAAAGATAATGAATTAAGCGCTAATAAAAATGTAACAGCCGATGAAAATGTGCCTCCTGCACGACGGAGGACAAACTCAGAGTCTTTACGACTGCACTCCTTAGCAGCAGAAGCTCTTGTTACAATGCCAatcagagctgcagagctgacacGGTCCAGCCTCAGGGCTCTGACTGGAGAAGATGCTGTGGATGCAGGTGCAGGACAGGGAGGAGCTGATGGCCCACGCATGGCTCATTCTAAAGTGGTGTCCTCACTTAAGGATCCTTCAGAGGAATTCAGTGGCTTAAACCAAAGTGAGTGTGCAATAGTTGAGATAAAGAAAGAGAGACCGGAGTTGTCAGAAGCACCAATTAAAATGGGCATCAGTATGTCACTGCTCACTGTCattgaaaaactgaaagagaggacAGACCAGAACGCTTCTGATGATGACATCCTGAAAGAATTACAAGACAATGCCCAATGCCAAAACGCCAGCGATGCAACCATCGCTGGGAGTAACCTGGTGGAGTTCATCCCCAGTGCCGAGCGGCCGTACCGCTGCCGGCTGTGCCACTACAGCAGCGGCAACAAGGGCTACATCAAGCAGCACCTGCGGGTGCACCGCCAGCGGCAGCCCTACCAGTGCCCCATCTGCGAGCACATCGCCGGCGACAGCAAGGACCTGGAGAGCCACATGATCAACCACTGCAAAGCACGCATGTACCAGTGCAAGCAGTGCGAGGAGTCCTTCCACTATAAG AGCCAGCTGCGAAATCATGAAAGAGAACAACACAGTCTTCCAGATATCTTCTCTACAGCTACAGCTAACAAACTAATAGTTTCCAACGAAGCAGATGACAGAGAAG GAAACAAGTCTTCAGTTCAGAAGCTGTTCAGGTGTGATGTCTGTGACTACACAAGCACAACCTACGTTGGTGTCCGGAATCACCGGCGGATTCATAACTCTGATAAGCCATACAG ATGTCGCGTGTGTGACTTCGCCACCACAAATATGAATAGCTTGAAGTGCCACATGAGGCGGCACCCCCAGGAGCATCAGGCAGTGCAGCTCTTGGAACAGTACAA atgtTCTCTCTGTGGATATGTATGTAGCCATCCTCCATCCTTGAAGTCCCACATGTGGAAACATGCAAGTGACCAAAATTATAACTATGAACAAGTGAACAAGGCTATTAATGATGCAATTTCACAAAGCAGTAG atTTCAAGGACAGCTCACTGACAAAACCTTACTGGAAGGCACAGATGAAAGTACAGTACCTATACTAGGAAGTTCAGACAACTTGGTGTCTTTTACAGAGTCAGTTAACCAGACTACAAATGAAATTTCAGGTtctgatgaaaatgaaaaacctAACTTGATGAATACCTCATGCAGTTTAGAAAAGAACTCCACTCTACCCCATCTTGGCACAGAATACTGTGttcttctcttctgctgctgcatttgTGGTTTTGAGTCCACCAACAAAGAAAATCTGCTGGATCATATGAAAGAACATGAGGGTGAAATCATAAACATCATTCTAAACAAGGACCATAGCACGGCTCAGAATACAAACTAG
- the DPY19L3 gene encoding probable C-mannosyltransferase DPY19L3 isoform X2, protein MTTIRQRRVGKGTEAAEDQPSEETNVKPDGKILSDPTGGKLWNILSITVGGIFAISLGLLTSVYVATLHENDLWFSNIKEVEREISFRTECGLYYSYYKQMIQAASIQQGLHGLVYDNKTESVRTINILERMNVYQEVFLSILYRILPIQQYLEPVYFYIYTLFGLQAVYVIALYVTSWLLSGTWLSGLLAACWYITNRVDTTRVEFTIPLRENWALPFFAVQIAAITYLLRTHLQPVQERLTLTAVFIATFLFSLTWQFNQFMMLIQALALFILDCLDMLPTAKVTWLYIIQISGLLLVCVLQFFNSMILGSLLISFNVSVLIARTIQKNLKKGGLLNRLGKLILHVLLVLCLTLLINKFIKKILNLESDEHIFKFLKAKFGFGATRDFDANLYLCEEAFGLLPLNTFSRLSSTLLFYAYGFVLFLLTVAAVIVAFRNLSGSNQVQLKEKMEEYTVTLKPDAAYSLVHTVLFGCLALSTMRMKYLWTSHMCVFASFGLCSTEVWKLILKCLHLYTSQRTQVIKYSIPIITLLYISFKFWPGIMDELSELREFYDPDTVELMNWINRNNMLICEMGRNISRMSKSIA, encoded by the exons ATGACAACCATAAGACAGAGAAGGGTTGGAAAAGgcacagaagcagctgaagATCAGCCTTCAGAGGAGACAAATGTGAAGCCTGATGGAAAAATTCTGTCTG atCCTACAGGTGGAAAGCTGTGGAACATACTCTCAATAACTGTTGGTGGAATTTTTGCCATCTCTCTTGGACTTCTTACTTCTGTTTATGTGGCTACACTGCATGAAAATGACCTGTGGTTTTCCAATATCAAG GAGGTTGAAAGAGAAATTTCATTCAGAACTGAGTGTGGACTTTATTATTCCTACTACAAACAGATGATTCAGGCTGCTTCCATACAGCAAG GTTTACATGGTTTAGTATATGACAATAAAACTGAATCTGTGAGGACAATTAACATACTTGAAAGAATGAATGTTTACCAGGAGGTGTTTCTCAGCATTCTGTATAGGATTCTTCCAATTCAG CAATACCTAGagcctgtttatttttatatctacACTTTGTTTGGACTTCAGGCAGTTTATGTCATTGCTCTGTATGTAACAAGCTGGCTTCTTAGTGGAACATGGCTTTCAGGGTTGTTGGCAGCATGCTGGTATATTACAAACAG AGTAGATACTACAAGGGTAGAATTCACCATTCCTTTAAGAGAGAACTGGGCACTGCCGTTCTTTGCTGTTCAGATAGCAGCCATCACGTACCTACTCAGAACTCATTTACAGCCTGTTCAAGAA AGACTTACACTTACGGCTGTATTCATAGCAACATTTCTCTTTAGCCTGACTTGGCAATTTAACCAGTTTATGATGCTAATACAAGCATTGGCATTATTCATACTGGACTGCTTGGACATGCTTCCCACAGCAAAG GTTACATGGCTTTATATCATTCAGATTTCTGGATTACTGCTGGTCTGTGTCCTACAGTTCttcaattctatgattcttggATCATTACTGATAAGTTTCAATGTTTCTGTCTTAATAGCAAGAACAATCCAG aAAAACCTAAAAAAGGGTGGCTTGCTTAATAGGCTTGGGAAACTTATCCTCCATGTTCTACTAGTCTTGTGCTTGACTCTCCtaataaataaattcattaaG AAAATTCTTAATCTTGAGTCAGATGAGCATATATTCAAATTCCTGAAAGCAAAATTTGGATTTGGAGCAACAAG agatttTGATGCTAACCTGTATCTTTGTGAAGAAGCCTTTGGATTACTACCTCTAAATACTTTTTCAAGACTCTCCAGTACATTGCTTTTTTACGCCTACGGATTTGTTCTCTTCCTTCTGACAGTAGCAGCTGTAATTGTTGCCTTTCGGAATCTCAG TGGTTCAAATCAAGTccagttaaaggaaaaaatggaagaatacACAGTGACACTGAAGCCTGATGCTGCCTACAGCTTAGTTCACACAGTTCTTTTTGGATGTCTGGCATTAAGCACAATGag AATGAAGTATCTCTGGACATCCCACATGTGTGTATTTGCATCCTTTGGCCTGTGCAGTACAGAGGTTTGGAAACTTATCCTGAAGTGTCTCCATCTCTACACATCCCAGAGG ACACAGGTGATTAAGTATTCTATACCCATAATTACATTACTGTACATTTCATTTAAg
- the DPY19L3 gene encoding probable C-mannosyltransferase DPY19L3 isoform X3 — translation MTTIRQRRVGKGTEAAEDQPSEETNVKPDGKILSDPTGGKLWNILSITVGGIFAISLGLLTSVYVATLHENDLWFSNIKEVEREISFRTECGLYYSYYKQMIQAASIQQGLHGLVYDNKTESVRTINILERMNVYQEVFLSILYRILPIQQYLEPVYFYIYTLFGLQAVYVIALYVTSWLLSGTWLSGLLAACWYITNRVDTTRVEFTIPLRENWALPFFAVQIAAITYLLRTHLQPVQERLTLTAVFIATFLFSLTWQFNQFMMLIQALALFILDCLDMLPTAKVTWLYIIQISGLLLVCVLQFFNSMILGSLLISFNVSVLIARTIQKNLKKGGLLNRLGKLILHVLLVLCLTLLINKFIKKILNLESDEHIFKFLKAKFGFGATRDFDANLYLCEEAFGLLPLNTFSRLSSTLLFYAYGFVLFLLTVAAVIVAFRNLSGSNQVQLKEKMEEYTVTLKPDAAYSLVHTVLFGCLALSTMRMKYLWTSHMCVFASFGLCSTEVWKLILKCLHLYTSQRTQVIKYSIPIITLLYISFKFWPGIMDELSELREFYDPDTVELMNWINSSVNSGDPWG, via the exons ATGACAACCATAAGACAGAGAAGGGTTGGAAAAGgcacagaagcagctgaagATCAGCCTTCAGAGGAGACAAATGTGAAGCCTGATGGAAAAATTCTGTCTG atCCTACAGGTGGAAAGCTGTGGAACATACTCTCAATAACTGTTGGTGGAATTTTTGCCATCTCTCTTGGACTTCTTACTTCTGTTTATGTGGCTACACTGCATGAAAATGACCTGTGGTTTTCCAATATCAAG GAGGTTGAAAGAGAAATTTCATTCAGAACTGAGTGTGGACTTTATTATTCCTACTACAAACAGATGATTCAGGCTGCTTCCATACAGCAAG GTTTACATGGTTTAGTATATGACAATAAAACTGAATCTGTGAGGACAATTAACATACTTGAAAGAATGAATGTTTACCAGGAGGTGTTTCTCAGCATTCTGTATAGGATTCTTCCAATTCAG CAATACCTAGagcctgtttatttttatatctacACTTTGTTTGGACTTCAGGCAGTTTATGTCATTGCTCTGTATGTAACAAGCTGGCTTCTTAGTGGAACATGGCTTTCAGGGTTGTTGGCAGCATGCTGGTATATTACAAACAG AGTAGATACTACAAGGGTAGAATTCACCATTCCTTTAAGAGAGAACTGGGCACTGCCGTTCTTTGCTGTTCAGATAGCAGCCATCACGTACCTACTCAGAACTCATTTACAGCCTGTTCAAGAA AGACTTACACTTACGGCTGTATTCATAGCAACATTTCTCTTTAGCCTGACTTGGCAATTTAACCAGTTTATGATGCTAATACAAGCATTGGCATTATTCATACTGGACTGCTTGGACATGCTTCCCACAGCAAAG GTTACATGGCTTTATATCATTCAGATTTCTGGATTACTGCTGGTCTGTGTCCTACAGTTCttcaattctatgattcttggATCATTACTGATAAGTTTCAATGTTTCTGTCTTAATAGCAAGAACAATCCAG aAAAACCTAAAAAAGGGTGGCTTGCTTAATAGGCTTGGGAAACTTATCCTCCATGTTCTACTAGTCTTGTGCTTGACTCTCCtaataaataaattcattaaG AAAATTCTTAATCTTGAGTCAGATGAGCATATATTCAAATTCCTGAAAGCAAAATTTGGATTTGGAGCAACAAG agatttTGATGCTAACCTGTATCTTTGTGAAGAAGCCTTTGGATTACTACCTCTAAATACTTTTTCAAGACTCTCCAGTACATTGCTTTTTTACGCCTACGGATTTGTTCTCTTCCTTCTGACAGTAGCAGCTGTAATTGTTGCCTTTCGGAATCTCAG TGGTTCAAATCAAGTccagttaaaggaaaaaatggaagaatacACAGTGACACTGAAGCCTGATGCTGCCTACAGCTTAGTTCACACAGTTCTTTTTGGATGTCTGGCATTAAGCACAATGag AATGAAGTATCTCTGGACATCCCACATGTGTGTATTTGCATCCTTTGGCCTGTGCAGTACAGAGGTTTGGAAACTTATCCTGAAGTGTCTCCATCTCTACACATCCCAGAGG ACACAGGTGATTAAGTATTCTATACCCATAATTACATTACTGTACATTTCATTTAAg